TTGTGGTCCATCACTTTCTCCACGGCTTCGGTGCTCCTTTCTTTCCTGTTCGCAGGGTTGTATTTCAACGCGCTGCGCAGCGTCCCCTCCTTCCCGGGAAGCCGCTGGTTCAAGGCCGCACTCATCTGGAATGTGATATCCACCGGGGGCACCTTTTCGCTGAGTTACCTCATGGCCACGCATACCGCCAACCAGGAAGCTTACCTCGGATCGATCTACTGGTACCTGCATTTCCAATATAACGGCTGGTTCTTCTTCGCCTGCATGGGCCTGCTCATCCATTACCTTCATGGGCGTGGCATCGTGCTGCCGGGTGAAAGCGGTATGTTTAAGTTGTTCGCGTACAGCTGCCTGCCCGCATACGGTTTATCCGTGCTGTGGCTCAACCTGCCCGTACCTGTCGCGCTGTTCATCGCGGCCACCGCAGTAGCGCAGGTGGTGGGGCTTGCTATCCTCCTGCGGGGGCTGTTCCTGGTCCGCCAAAGCATCGCAGCACAATTGTCCTGGCTCCCGGGCGCGTTGTTGCTCACGGCAGGACTGGCTTTCACCCTGAAAATCCTGTTACAGCTCGCCTCTGCCGATCCGGCGCTGAGTACGCTGGCTTTTGGTTCGCGGACGGTCGTTATCACTTACCTGCACCTGGTGTTGCTGGTGGGTGTGAGCTTGTTGCTGATAGGGCTTGTGGTGGCGGAGGGTATTTTGCCGGTGTATGGCGCCGCGCGGTTGGGTTTGCTGATGTTTTCCGCCGGCGTGGTGATGAACGAATTGTTGTTGGCGGTCCAGAGCGTGGGGGCGCTTTTCTATATTCCCATACCTGCTATTTTCGAATCCCTGCTGGCAGTTTCGGCGGTGATGAGTGTGGGGTTGATCATGTTGAACGCGGGATGTGCGGGGCTCCGGAAGCGGGCAACCAGCCTGGTGATTGGTTGATTGTGTTTTCATGTTTTAATGCCATCTACCCCTTTCGCGGGTAAATATGTACCGGCCAAAAACAGCAACAGCCCCCATGCGGAGGCTGCTGCGTTATGGTATGAAATGTTTGCCGTTATTGAAGATCGAAGCGGTCAAGGTTCATCACTTTCGTCCATGCCGCCACGAAATCGTTTACGAACTTATCCTGCCCGTCGCTGCTGCCGTACACTTCCGCAATGGCGCGCAGTTCAGCGTTGGAACCGAATACGAGGTCAGCGCGCGTGGCGGACCATTTCGCCTGTCCTGTGGCGCGGTTGGTACCCTCGTAAATCTCCCGGCTGTCGGACGTCGCTTTCCATGCTGTTCCCATATCGAGGAGGTTCACGAAGAAATCGTTGGTGAGCTGGCCGGGGCGGTCGGTGAATACGCCGTATTTCGAACCGTCGAAATTGGCGCCGAGTACACGGAGGCCGCCAACCAGCACTGTGAGCTCAGGCGCGGATAACGTAAGTAATTGCGCCTTATCGACCAGTAGTTCTTCGGTGGACACGGGGAAGTTGCTCTTGCGGTAGTTGCGGAAACCGTCGGCAATGGGTTCGAGGAAACCAACGGATTCCACGTCCGTCTGCTCCTGCGAAGCATCCATGCGCCCGGGTGTGAAGGGCACGGTCACGTTGCGGCCCGCGTCTTTCGCGGCTTTTTCCACGGCTGCGGAGCCTGCCAGCACGATCAGATCGGCCATGGAGATTTTCTTACCGCCATTTGCGTTGAACGCTTGCTGGATTTCTTCCAGTTTGCCCAGTACTTTCTGAAGTTGCGGCGGGTTGTTGACAGCCCAGAATTTTTGGGGCGCCAGGCGGATGCGCGCACCGTTGGCGCCGCCGCGTTTGTCGGACCCGCGGAAGGTGGAAGCGGAAGCCCAGGCGGTGGTCACCAGTTCGGAAACGCTCAGGCCGGAAGCGAGGATTTTCGCTTTCAGGTCCCCGATGTCTTTTGCATCAGCGAGCGGATGGTCCACTTCCGGAATGGGATCCTGCCAGAGGAGGATTTCGGAAGGAACCTCGGGACCGAGGTACCGCGCGCGCGGCCCCATGTCGCGATGCGTGAGCTTAAACCAGGCACGGGCGAAAGCATCGGCGAAGGCGTCGGGGTTTTCGAGGAATTTGCGGGAAATCTTCCCGTAAATGGGATCGAAACGCAGCGACAGGTCTGTGGTCAGCATGGTGGGTTTATGCTTCTTATTGGCGTCGTATGCGTCGGGAATGATGTCGTCCGCGTCTTTCGCGACCCATTGATGGGCGCCGGCGGGACTTTTGGTCAGTTCCCATTCGAAACCGAAAAGGTTTTCGAAGAAGTTATTGCTCCATTTGGTGGGCGTGGTGGTCCAGGTGACTTCGAGGCCGCTGGTGATGGTGTCCGCGCCTTTGCCGGAACCGTAGCTGTTTTTCCAGCCGAGGCCCTGCAGGGCCAGGTCGGCCGCTTCCGGTTCCGCGCCTACGTGTGTGGCGGGTGCGGCGCCGTGTGTTTTGCCGAAGGTGTGGCCGCCTGCGATGAGGGCAACGGTTTCTTCATCGTCCATCGCCATACGGCCGAAGGTGTCGCGGATATCTTTGGCGGCGGCGATGGGATCGGGATTGCCATCGGGGCCTTCGGGATTTACGTAGATAAGACCCATTTGCACTGCTGCGAGGGGGGTCGAGATTGCGGGATTTATGGGGATGTCCGTCGGCATTATCGTCGGAAGATACGACGCCGTGTTCTTTTGCCACGCCTTCTGACCCGTCGGCATAACGGATATCACCGCCAAGCCAGGTGGTTTCGGAACCCCAGTATACGTCTTCGTCGGCCTCCCAGCGGTCTTCGCGGCCGCCGGCGAAACCGAAGGTTTTGAAGCCCATGGATTCCAGTGCAACGTTACCGGTGAGGATGAGCAGGTCGGCCCAGGAAAGTTTGTTGCCGTACTTCTGTTTGATGGGCCAGAGGAGCCTGCGGGCTTTGTCGAGGCTTACGTTGTCGGGCCAGCTGTTGAGGGGCGCGAAGCGTTGCTGCCCTGAGCCTGCGCCTCCGCGGCCATCGGTTACGCGATAGGTACCCGCGCTATGCCAGGCCATGCGGATGAACAGGCCGCCGTAATGGCCGAAATCCGCGGGCCACCAGTCCTGCGAATCGGTCATCAGGGCAGTGAGGTCTTTTTTTACCGCTTCCAGGTCGAGCGAAGCGAAAGCTTTGGCATAGTTGAAGTCTTTGTCCAACGGGTTGGATAATGACGAATGCTGGCGCAGGATGTTAAGCTTGAGTTGGTTTGGCCACCAGTCGCGGTTCCTGGTACCGCCGCCGCCTACCGTGTGTTTCAGGCTTCCGTTGTGGAACGGACATTTGCTGATGTCGTTGGATTCTTTCCCCATGTTAAAAAGAGTTTAGCGTATTAAAAGGAACAATTTCAAAGGGCCGATGTTCAGGGGTAAAAGTAGATGGTTAATGTTATAAACAGAATTGATTGATTCTATTATGAAATAGTTTGCGTCTATTTGTGGCGCGACAGGACCTATAGATGGGCTTCCTGGCAGGAAGAACCGTTCTATTCCCAGCCTTACTGTATGGGTAAAGAAGGGATACTCCGGGTATACAGAAGGGTTACTGTATATCAAAGGTATATGGGGTACGTGGGAGTATACTGTAACCTACTGGTATGTAAGTAGTTAATACTCTATAACCCTTCATTACCCCTGCTTTATATACATACTGCAAACGTTATTCTCCGGCATAAGATTGATTTTCAATCTCTTCTATTCATCATGAAAAATTATGTAGCCATATGGCAAAATAAATTTGTGTAGTTAAATAGCTACGTATATATTTGTAGTCAAATAGCTACACGATGAATCTGAGACGAGACGTTTTCCAGGCTATCGCGGACCCGACCAGGCGGGCCATCCTGCTGCTGGTAGCCTCCCAATCCATGACCGCAGGCGCGATCGCCGCCAATTTCGACACGGCGCGGCCCACGGTTTCCAAGCACCTGGCGATCCTCACGGAATGCGAACTGCTGGAGCCGCAGCAGAACGGCCGGGAGGTGATTTATCATCTCAATCCTAAAAAAATGAAGGAAATAGCCGATTTCATCGAGCCATTCCGGCAGATGTGGGAAGAACGCTTTAACAAGCTGGAAGCCATCATGAAGAATTATACACCCAAAAAATAGTAATTTATGGAACGAAAAACCAAACTCTCCGCTGAAGAGGGCAAACAGGAAGTGGTTATCACCCGCGACTTCGAACTGCCGCTCGAATTGCTGTTCAAAGCCTACGAAGAACCTGAAATCGTGGAACAATGGATGGGCACCAAAGTCATGAAGCTGGAAAACCGCGCACATGGCGGCTGGCGCTTCCAGACCAGCGACCCCCAGGGCAACGTCGTGTTCTCCGCAAATGGCGTATACCATGAATTCGTCCCCAATAAAAAAATCACCCGCACCTTCGAAATGGAAAACACCCCCTTCCCCGTGCAGCTGGAATACCTGGAGTTCGAAGGGCTGACGGACCAATCGAGCCGGCTGGTGATGAAGATCGTCTTCAAATCCGTGGAAGACCGCGACCAGATGCTGAAACTCCCTTTCGCACAAGGCATCAATATGGCGCACAACAAACTGCAGGAAGTTGTTAACAAGCTAAAATAATCCCCATGGCACACGCAATCATGAATCCCAAAGTGGATGCTTTCATCGGCCGGGCCGACAAATGGCAGGAAGAATTTGATGCGCTGCGCAACATTTGCCTCGACTGCCAGCTCACCGAAACCCTGAAGTGGGGCAACCCCTGCTATGTGTACCAAAATACCAATCTGGTGCTCATACACGGTTTCAAAGATTACTGCGCATTGCTGTTCTTCAAAGGTTCCCTCATGAGCGACCCGCATGGATTGCTGGTGCAGCAAACGGAAAACGT
Above is a genomic segment from Chitinophaga pollutisoli containing:
- the katG gene encoding catalase/peroxidase HPI gives rise to the protein MGLIYVNPEGPDGNPDPIAAAKDIRDTFGRMAMDDEETVALIAGGHTFGKTHGAAPATHVGAEPEAADLALQGLGWKNSYGSGKGADTITSGLEVTWTTTPTKWSNNFFENLFGFEWELTKSPAGAHQWVAKDADDIIPDAYDANKKHKPTMLTTDLSLRFDPIYGKISRKFLENPDAFADAFARAWFKLTHRDMGPRARYLGPEVPSEILLWQDPIPEVDHPLADAKDIGDLKAKILASGLSVSELVTTAWASASTFRGSDKRGGANGARIRLAPQKFWAVNNPPQLQKVLGKLEEIQQAFNANGGKKISMADLIVLAGSAAVEKAAKDAGRNVTVPFTPGRMDASQEQTDVESVGFLEPIADGFRNYRKSNFPVSTEELLVDKAQLLTLSAPELTVLVGGLRVLGANFDGSKYGVFTDRPGQLTNDFFVNLLDMGTAWKATSDSREIYEGTNRATGQAKWSATRADLVFGSNAELRAIAEVYGSSDGQDKFVNDFVAAWTKVMNLDRFDLQ
- a CDS encoding peroxidase family protein, with the translated sequence MGKESNDISKCPFHNGSLKHTVGGGGTRNRDWWPNQLKLNILRQHSSLSNPLDKDFNYAKAFASLDLEAVKKDLTALMTDSQDWWPADFGHYGGLFIRMAWHSAGTYRVTDGRGGAGSGQQRFAPLNSWPDNVSLDKARRLLWPIKQKYGNKLSWADLLILTGNVALESMGFKTFGFAGGREDRWEADEDVYWGSETTWLGGDIRYADGSEGVAKEHGVVSSDDNADGHPHKSRNLDPPRSSANGSYLRKSRRPRWQSRSHRRRQRYPRHLRPYGDGR
- a CDS encoding helix-turn-helix transcriptional regulator — encoded protein: MNLRRDVFQAIADPTRRAILLLVASQSMTAGAIAANFDTARPTVSKHLAILTECELLEPQQNGREVIYHLNPKKMKEIADFIEPFRQMWEERFNKLEAIMKNYTPKK
- a CDS encoding SRPBCC domain-containing protein, whose amino-acid sequence is MERKTKLSAEEGKQEVVITRDFELPLELLFKAYEEPEIVEQWMGTKVMKLENRAHGGWRFQTSDPQGNVVFSANGVYHEFVPNKKITRTFEMENTPFPVQLEYLEFEGLTDQSSRLVMKIVFKSVEDRDQMLKLPFAQGINMAHNKLQEVVNKLK